One Alnus glutinosa chromosome 3, dhAlnGlut1.1, whole genome shotgun sequence genomic region harbors:
- the LOC133862290 gene encoding probable pectate lyase 4 isoform X2 has protein sequence MASLPYADVDSSLRALAGRAEGFGRLSVGGLHGPVYCVSTLADDGPGSLREGCRRKEPLWIVFEVSGVICLSSYLSVSSYKTIDGRGQRIKLTGKGLRLKECEHIIICNLEFEGGRGHDVDGIQIKPNSRHIWIDRCSLRDYDDGLIDITRQSTDITISRCYFTRHDKTMLIGADPSHIGDRCIRVTIHHCFFDGTRQRHPRVRFGKVHLYNNYTRNWGIYAVCASVEAQAADLEEAKTGVVRSEGDSFLNGAQACSVTGVGEECVFHPSKFYPTWTMEAPSDSLKNVLQICTGWQSICRPAEQTVIS, from the exons ATGGCGTCCCTGCCGTACGCTGACGTGGATTCCAGCCTGAGAGCACTTGCGGGTCGGGCCGAGGGGTTTGGGAGGTTGTCGGTTGGAGGCCTCCACGGACCGGTCTATTGCGTCTCCACTCTCGcag ATGATGGTCCAGGATCCCTTCGTGAAGGATGCCGAAGAAAAGAGCCACTCTGGATTGTTTTTGAAGTTTCGGGTGTGATTTGTCTTTCTTCTTACTTGAGTGTATCGTCTTATAAGACAATTGATGGCCGGGGCCAAAGGATAAAGCTCACGGGAAAGGGCTTAAGACTGAAGGAATGTGAACACATAATTATATGCAACCTTGAGTTTGAAGGTGGTAGAGGGCATGATGTTGATGGTATTCAAATAAAGCCAAATTCAAGGCACATATGGATTGACCGGTGCAGTCTTCGTGATTATGATGATGGACTTATAGATATTACCAGACAAAGCACTGATATAACTATTTCAAG ATGTTACTTTACGCGACATGACAAGACAATGCTCATTGGGGCAGACCCCTCTCACATTGGCGATAGATGCATTCGGGTGACAATTCATCATTGTTTTTTTGATGGGACACGGCAAAGGCACCCTCGTGTTAGATTTGGAAAAGTTCATCTATACAACAATTACACCAGAAACTGGGGTATATATGCTGTTTGTGCCAGTGTAGAAGCCCAG GCAGCAGATCTGGAGGAGGCAAAGACTGGCGTAGTAAGATCAGAGGGAGACTCGTTTCTGAATGGAGCTCAAGCTTGCTCAGTAACAGGGGTCGGGGAAGAATGTGTGTTCCATCCAAGTAAATTTTACCCAACATGGACAATGGAAGCACCCTCAGATTCTCTTAAAAATGTTCTCCAAATTTGTACAGGTTGGCAATCCATTTGTAGGCCTGCGGAGCAGACAGTAATTTCATAG
- the LOC133862290 gene encoding probable pectate lyase 4 isoform X1 — translation MASLPYADVDSSLRALAGRAEGFGRLSVGGLHGPVYCVSTLADDGPGSLREGCRRKEPLWIVFEVSGVICLSSYLSVSSYKTIDGRGQRIKLTGKGLRLKECEHIIICNLEFEGGRGHDVDGIQIKPNSRHIWIDRCSLRDYDDGLIDITRQSTDITISRCYFTRHDKTMLIGADPSHIGDRCIRVTIHHCFFDGTRQRHPRVRFGKVHLYNNYTRNWGIYAVCASVEAQIYSECNIYEAGHKKKTFEYYTEKAADLEEAKTGVVRSEGDSFLNGAQACSVTGVGEECVFHPSKFYPTWTMEAPSDSLKNVLQICTGWQSICRPAEQTVIS, via the exons ATGGCGTCCCTGCCGTACGCTGACGTGGATTCCAGCCTGAGAGCACTTGCGGGTCGGGCCGAGGGGTTTGGGAGGTTGTCGGTTGGAGGCCTCCACGGACCGGTCTATTGCGTCTCCACTCTCGcag ATGATGGTCCAGGATCCCTTCGTGAAGGATGCCGAAGAAAAGAGCCACTCTGGATTGTTTTTGAAGTTTCGGGTGTGATTTGTCTTTCTTCTTACTTGAGTGTATCGTCTTATAAGACAATTGATGGCCGGGGCCAAAGGATAAAGCTCACGGGAAAGGGCTTAAGACTGAAGGAATGTGAACACATAATTATATGCAACCTTGAGTTTGAAGGTGGTAGAGGGCATGATGTTGATGGTATTCAAATAAAGCCAAATTCAAGGCACATATGGATTGACCGGTGCAGTCTTCGTGATTATGATGATGGACTTATAGATATTACCAGACAAAGCACTGATATAACTATTTCAAG ATGTTACTTTACGCGACATGACAAGACAATGCTCATTGGGGCAGACCCCTCTCACATTGGCGATAGATGCATTCGGGTGACAATTCATCATTGTTTTTTTGATGGGACACGGCAAAGGCACCCTCGTGTTAGATTTGGAAAAGTTCATCTATACAACAATTACACCAGAAACTGGGGTATATATGCTGTTTGTGCCAGTGTAGAAGCCCAG ATATACTCTGAATGCAACATATATGAAGCAGGacacaagaaaaagacttttgaaTATTATACAGAGAAG GCAGCAGATCTGGAGGAGGCAAAGACTGGCGTAGTAAGATCAGAGGGAGACTCGTTTCTGAATGGAGCTCAAGCTTGCTCAGTAACAGGGGTCGGGGAAGAATGTGTGTTCCATCCAAGTAAATTTTACCCAACATGGACAATGGAAGCACCCTCAGATTCTCTTAAAAATGTTCTCCAAATTTGTACAGGTTGGCAATCCATTTGTAGGCCTGCGGAGCAGACAGTAATTTCATAG
- the LOC133863389 gene encoding uncharacterized protein LOC133863389: MKYNTLNASSRFDSKLSSVLNNSIWCWKPARSEALVEIQCHLPDVPLGIVDKPVWHIARKGSYACSDTWEFFRDKKPDVVWWHLIWFPLAIPKQSFILWLAVQNRLTTGDRLLVWGFQGDVNCVFCRHGVESRDHLFFECSFSSRIWLACLQRCPFIDPNSDWQSLLDDGCIHWKKKTLAGILCRLVFSSAVYNIWRARNEVKFQGHPKSEEQILKLILWEVRNRISGSSRFNKTRENIRICQYWNLDCSVLH; encoded by the coding sequence ATGAAATATAATACCTTAAATGCTAGTAGCCGGTTTGATTCCAAACTTAGTTCTGTTTTGAATAATAGTATTTGGTGTTGGAAGCCTGCTAGGTCTGAGGCTCTTGTGGAGATTCAATGTCATCTTCCTGATGTTCCTTTAGGTATTGTTGACAAGCCAGTGTGGCATATTGCTCGTAAAGGTTCTTATGCTTGTTCTGACACGTGGGAGTTTTTTAGGGATAAGAAACCTGATGTTGTTTGGTGGCATTTAATCTGGTTTCCCTTAGCTATCCCTAAGCAATCGTTTATCCTCTGGTTGGCTGTTCAGAATCGTCTTACTACGGGTGATCGTCTTCTAGTGTGGGGATTTCAAGGAGATGTGAATTGTGTTTTTTGTAGACATGGTGTTGAAAGTAGGGATCACTTGTTTTTCGAATGTAGTTTCAGCTCTCGTATTTGGCTTGCTTGTTTGCAGCGCTGTCCGTTTATTGATCCTAATTCTGATTGGCAGAGCTTGTTGGATGATGGTTGTATTCATTGGAAGAAGAAGACTTTGGCTGGGATTTTGTGTAGGCTTGTTTTCAGTTCTGCAGTTTATAATATTTGGCGTGCTAGGAATGAAGTTAAATTTCAAGGGCATCCCAAATCGGAAGAGCAGATTCTGAAGTTGATTCTTTGGGAAGTTCGAAATAGAATTTCTGGTTCAAGCAGGTTTAATAAGACTAGGGAGAATATTAGAATTTGTCAATACTGGAATTTAGATTGTTCTGTTTTGCATTAG
- the LOC133862290 gene encoding probable pectate lyase 4 isoform X3 yields MASLPYADVDSSLRALAGRAEGFGRLSVGGLHGPVYCVSTLADDGPGSLREGCRRKEPLWIVFEVSGVICLSSYLSVSSYKTIDGRGQRIKLTGKGLRLKECEHIIICNLEFEGGRGHDVDGIQIKPNSRHIWIDRCSLRDYDDGLIDITRQSTDITISRCYFTRHDKTMLIGADPSHIGDRCIRVTIHHCFFDGTRQRHPRVRFGKVHLYNNYTRNWGIYAVCASVEAQIYSECNIYEAGHKKKTFEYYTEKVRQQIWRRQRLA; encoded by the exons ATGGCGTCCCTGCCGTACGCTGACGTGGATTCCAGCCTGAGAGCACTTGCGGGTCGGGCCGAGGGGTTTGGGAGGTTGTCGGTTGGAGGCCTCCACGGACCGGTCTATTGCGTCTCCACTCTCGcag ATGATGGTCCAGGATCCCTTCGTGAAGGATGCCGAAGAAAAGAGCCACTCTGGATTGTTTTTGAAGTTTCGGGTGTGATTTGTCTTTCTTCTTACTTGAGTGTATCGTCTTATAAGACAATTGATGGCCGGGGCCAAAGGATAAAGCTCACGGGAAAGGGCTTAAGACTGAAGGAATGTGAACACATAATTATATGCAACCTTGAGTTTGAAGGTGGTAGAGGGCATGATGTTGATGGTATTCAAATAAAGCCAAATTCAAGGCACATATGGATTGACCGGTGCAGTCTTCGTGATTATGATGATGGACTTATAGATATTACCAGACAAAGCACTGATATAACTATTTCAAG ATGTTACTTTACGCGACATGACAAGACAATGCTCATTGGGGCAGACCCCTCTCACATTGGCGATAGATGCATTCGGGTGACAATTCATCATTGTTTTTTTGATGGGACACGGCAAAGGCACCCTCGTGTTAGATTTGGAAAAGTTCATCTATACAACAATTACACCAGAAACTGGGGTATATATGCTGTTTGTGCCAGTGTAGAAGCCCAG ATATACTCTGAATGCAACATATATGAAGCAGGacacaagaaaaagacttttgaaTATTATACAGAGAAGGTAAG GCAGCAGATCTGGAGGAGGCAAAGACTGGCGTAG
- the LOC133864153 gene encoding 3-ketoacyl-CoA synthase 19 yields MDLFMGICLLSLFYAFFGICKLVLQRRDQCCYMLAYECYKAPEERKLNTESSAKIVFRNKNLGLEEYRFLLKTIVSSGLGEETYGPPIVFAGREREPTLADAHLEMNEFIYDTLDNLFAKTGVSPSEIDILAVNVSMFSPVPSLTACIINRYKMREDIKAFNLSGMGCSASLVAVDLVQHLFKSYKDSYAVVVSTESMGPHWYCGKEKSMLLSNCLFRSGSCSMLFTNKKALKHRAIMRLKSAVRVDTGSSDEAYGCCMQVEDEHGNLGFRLTKSLTKAAAQAFSMNLRVLVPKVLPLRELLRYFFAAKLQHKTKSPNLKAGVDHFCIHPGGRAVIDGVGKGLGLSDNDLEPARMALHRFGNTSAAGNWYVLGYMEAKKRLKKGDKILMISLGAGFMCNNCVWEVMKDLDDVNVWKDCIDRYPPQCLLNPFKEKYSWINDEYLSFVRLH; encoded by the coding sequence atgGATCTCTTCATGGGAATTTGTTTACTATCTCTATTCTATGCTTTCTTCGGCATATGCAAGTTGGTTCTTCAACGGAGAGACCAATGCTGCTATATGTTGGCCTACGAGTGCTACAAGGCCCCTGAGGAAAGAAAGCTCAACACTGAATCCAGCGCAAAAATTGTCTTCCGAAACAAAAATCTGGGTTTGGAGGAATACAGGTTTCTCTTGAAAACCATCGTCAGTTCAGGGCTCGGGGAAGAAACGTACGGCCCGCCAATTGTCTTTGCGGGAAGAGAAAGAGAACCTACTCTGGCAGACGCCCATTTGGAGATGAATGAATTCATCTACGACACACTTGACAACCTTTTTGCTAAGACAGGAGTTTCTCCATCAGAAATCGACATCCTCGCTGTGAATGTGTCGATGTTCTCTCCCGTGCCTTCTCTCACAGCTTGTATAATAAACCGTTACAAGATGAGGGAGGATATTAAGGCTTTCAACCTCTCCGGAATGGGCTGTAGCGCAAGCCTTGTGGCCGTCGATCTCGTGCAACACTTGTTCAAGTCATACAAAGATTCTTACGCTGTCGTTGTGAGCACAGAATCCATGGGCCCGCATTGGTATTGCGGCAAGGAGAAATCTATGCTGCTCTCCAACTGCCTTTTCCGCTCGGGAAGCTGTTCGATGCTCTTCACAAACAAAAAGGCTTTGAAGCATCGAGCCATCATGAGATTAAAGAGCGCAGTTCGAGTTGATACTGGCTCGAGCGACGAAGCATACGGATGCTGCATGCAAGTGGAAGATGAGCATGGCAACCTTGGTTTTCGCCTCACCAAAAGCCTCACAAAAGCTGCCGCTCAAGCTTTTTCCATGAACCTACGAGTGCTTGTACCTAAAGTGTTGCCACTAAGAGAACTCCTCCGCTACTTCTTTGCAGCAAAGCTTCAGCACAAAACCAAAAGCCCGAACCTGAAGGCTGGAGTGGACCACTTCTGCATCCACCCTGGTGGAAGGGCTGTGATTGATGGGGTTGGGAAGGGCTTAGGGCTCAGCGACAACGATCTTGAGCCGGCTAGAATGGCACTTCACCGGTTTGGAAACACGTCGGCCGCTGGAAATTGGTACGTTTTGGGTTACATGGAGGCTAAGAAGAGGCTTAAGAAGGGTGACAAGATTCTGATGATCAGCCTTGGAGCAGGATTTATGTGCAACAACTGTGTGTGGGAGGTAATGAAGGACTTGGATGATGTCAATGTTTGGAAAGACTGCATTGATCGTTACCCACCTCAATGCCTACTCAACCCTTTCAAGGAGAAGTACAGTTGGATCAACGATGAATATCTAAGCTTTGTTAGGCTTCACTGA
- the LOC133863388 gene encoding protein FAR1-RELATED SEQUENCE 4-like, with translation MDSSSSRLDTEGQFEEPKDLTTFISDEELSDKDDEKVEEPKDLMTFSSDEELSDKEENVVLPVVLKDDEKIEEPKSSMTFSSIEEVCSYYRRYAKQVGFGIAHRTSRKTKGIKSYVMLICTRGGDERATSDVAKPIPTTNRTGCGARICARLCGDGTWFLSKVELTHNHSLSPGKARFFRSNKKINDAAKRRLELNDRAGIRLSKNFNSLVVESGGFESLSFGERDCRNYINKAKELRLGKGGAQALCDYFRRMQKQNSGFYFMIDMDDDCRLRNVFWADARSRATYDFFGDVITFDTTYLTNSYDMPFAPFVGVNHHGQSILLGAGLISSEDTDTFVWLFKCWLECMNGQAPKAIITDQDRAMKNAIAIVFPESRHRYCMWDKTFWVPAYMKDTFWAGMNTTQRSESMNAFFDGYVHSRTTLKEFVDEYDNALRRMVESETRADFDSFNRTISCISALQLEKQFQVVYTNAKFKEVHDQFVKMMSCNNSHLKSEGAISTFEVIEYVAVRDHLIEKTFLVYFNENELEVKCTCALFEVRGILCRHSLSVLRTKKVTTLPQRYILDRWRKDIKREYSKVKSSYDAIGDNPHAQIYDKVRNNFEELLSLASENTEERCMELMKKIDQIKELWRCENQASGIPATITSSSCQKVLSPHKVTCKGRPRTKRKVAVIETVVKKSNVSSKPPRDNNAKTKRRKNQASKSTENQGNTSQSPLPSVPSATHGHSTQDSVASLSTVAHTFSGHHHSILSQVNLSIDPINLLSTMISQHKYQEALTTALQMRDVSIVNWICSQVLTMDPLPLSQEVLLQLLWFLPYCINTNPTVIIAWMTHVFNSIIPTDPAIEMHVRPIFNQVYAALNHISVLPTITDAVRSTIRLLMNGLLPP, from the exons ATGGACTCTTCAAGTTCACGATTGGATACCGAGGGTCAATTTGAAGAACCGAAGGATTTAACGACGTTTATTTCAGATGAAGAGTTGAGTGATAAGGATgatgagaaagttgaagaaccaAAGGATTTAATGACTTTTAGTTCAGATGAAGAGTTGAGTgataaggaagaaaatgtggTCCTACCCGTGGTGTTAAAGGATGATGAGAAGATTGAAGAACCGAAGTCATCAATGACTTTTAGTTCAATAGAAGAAGTTTGCTCTTATTATAGGAGGTATGCTAAGCAAGTTGGGTTTGGTATAGCGCATAGAACCTCGAGAAAAACGAAGGGTATAAAAAGTTACGTAATGCTTATATGTACTCGTGGAGGTGACGAGCGAGCTACAAGTGATGTTGCGAAGCCAATTCCAACAACTAATAGAACAGGGTGTGGTGCCAGGATTTGTGCGAGATTATGTGgtgatggaacgtggttttTGAGTAAAGTTGAGCTGACGCATAATCATTCGTTAAGCCCTGGTAAAGcgagattttttagaagcaataagaaaattaatgatgCTGCAAAAAGAAGACTTGAGCTAAATGATAGAGCAGGAATACGTCTGAGTAAGAATTTCAATTCTTTAGTTGTTGAAAGTGGGGGGTTTGAGAGTCTttcttttggagagagagattgtcgGAATTATATTAACAAGGCAAAAGAACTTCGTCTTGGTAAAGGAGGTGCCCAAGCACTTTGTGATTACTTCAGAAGAATGCAAAAGCAAAATAGTGGCTTCTACTTTATGATAGATATGGATGATGATTGTAGGCTACGAAATGTTTTTTGGGCGGATGCACGGAGTAGGGCAACGTATGATTTCTTTGGGGATGTTATTACGTTTGACACAACGTATTTGACCAATAGCTATGacatgccatttgctccttttgtaggagtgaatcatcatggtcaatctATACTTTTGGGGGCAGGACTAATTTCAAGCGAGGATACAGACacatttgtgtggttgtttaaATGTTGGTTGGAGTGCATGAATGGCCAAGCCCCTAAAGCAATTATAACAGACCAGGATAgagctatgaaaaatgcaattgcTATTGTTTTCCCTGAAAGTCGacatagatattgtatgtg GGATAAGACATTTTGGGTGCCGGCATACATGAAAGATACGTTTTGGGCGGGAATGAACACTACACAgcgaagtgaaagtatgaacgcattttttgatggttacGTGCACTCCCGAACcacattgaaagaatttgttgatgaatatgATAATGCTTTAAGGAGAATGGTTGAGAGTGAGACACGTGCtgattttgattctttcaaTCGCACAATCTCGTGTATAAGCGCCTTGCAGTTAGAGAAACAGTTTCAAGTTGTCTACACAAATgcgaagttcaaagaagtacatgatcagtttgtgaaaatgatgtcCTGTAATAACTCCCATCTCAAAAGTGAAGGTGCAATTTCCACGTTTGAAGTTATTGAATATGTTGCCGTTAGAGACCACTTAATAGAAAAAACATTTCTTGTTTACTTCAATGAAAATGAATTGGAAGTGAAGTGCACATGTGCATTGTTTGAAGTAAGAGGCATCTTATGTAGGCATTCACTTTCCGTGTTACGGACAAAGAAAGTGACAACTTTGCCACAAAGATATATTCTTGACAGATGGAGGAAGGATATTAAACGAGAGTACTCAAAGGTTAAGAGTAGTTATGATGCCATTGGTGATAATCCACATGCTCAAATATATGACAAGGTGAGAAACAATTTTGAGGAATTACTGTCGCTCGCATCAGAAAACACGGAGGAACGTTGCATGgaactaatgaaaaaaattgatcaaataaAGGAGTTGTGGCGTTGCGAAAATCAAGCTTCTGGCATTCCAGCTACTATCACATCTTCTAGTTGTCAAAAGGTGCTTAGTCCTCATAAGGTTACTTGTAAAGGGAGGCCACGAACAAAGAGAAAGGTGGCTGTTATAGAAACAGTGGTAAAGAAATCCAATGTATCAAGCAAGCCACCAAGAGACAACAATGCTAAAACGAAGAGACGAAAAAATCAA GCCTCGAAATCAACGGAAAATCAAGGCAACACTAGCCAATCTCCGTTGCCTTCTGTACCTTCTGCAACTCACGGTCATAGTACTCAG gATTCCGTCGCTTCGTTATCGACAGTTGCTCACACTTTCAGTGGTCACCATCATTCTATTCTTTCTCAg GTGAATTTGTCAATTGACCCCATAAATCTATTGTCCACAATGATAAGCCAACACAAATACCAAGAGGCTTTAACTACAGCCTTACAAATGCGTGATGTGTCAATTGTGAATTGGATTTGCTCCCAG GTCTTGACTATGGATCCTCTCCCTTTGAGTCAAGAAGTATTGCTTCAATTGTTGTGGTTTTTACCATATTGTATCAATACCAACCCAACCGTAATAATTGCTTGGATGACACACGTTTTTAATTCCATAATCCCAACTGATCCGGCAATTGAAATGCATGTGCGGCCCATCTTCAATCAAGTTTATGCCGCACTCAACCATATAAGTGTCCTGCCCACAATTACTGATGCTGTGCGGTCAACTATACGTCTTCTGATGAATGGTTTACTTCCACCTTGA
- the LOC133862290 gene encoding probable pectate lyase 4 isoform X4 → MASLPYADVDSSLRALAGRAEGFGRLSVGGLHGPVYCVSTLADDGPGSLREGCRRKEPLWIVFEVSGVICLSSYLSVSSYKTIDGRGQRIKLTGKGLRLKECEHIIICNLEFEGGRGHDVDGIQIKPNSRHIWIDRCSLRDYDDGLIDITRQSTDITISRCYFTRHDKTMLIGADPSHIGDRCIRVTIHHCFFDGTRQRHPRVRFGKVHLYNNYTRNWGIYAVCASVEAQIYSECNIYEAGHKKKTFEYYTEKAAVSEEYCL, encoded by the exons ATGGCGTCCCTGCCGTACGCTGACGTGGATTCCAGCCTGAGAGCACTTGCGGGTCGGGCCGAGGGGTTTGGGAGGTTGTCGGTTGGAGGCCTCCACGGACCGGTCTATTGCGTCTCCACTCTCGcag ATGATGGTCCAGGATCCCTTCGTGAAGGATGCCGAAGAAAAGAGCCACTCTGGATTGTTTTTGAAGTTTCGGGTGTGATTTGTCTTTCTTCTTACTTGAGTGTATCGTCTTATAAGACAATTGATGGCCGGGGCCAAAGGATAAAGCTCACGGGAAAGGGCTTAAGACTGAAGGAATGTGAACACATAATTATATGCAACCTTGAGTTTGAAGGTGGTAGAGGGCATGATGTTGATGGTATTCAAATAAAGCCAAATTCAAGGCACATATGGATTGACCGGTGCAGTCTTCGTGATTATGATGATGGACTTATAGATATTACCAGACAAAGCACTGATATAACTATTTCAAG ATGTTACTTTACGCGACATGACAAGACAATGCTCATTGGGGCAGACCCCTCTCACATTGGCGATAGATGCATTCGGGTGACAATTCATCATTGTTTTTTTGATGGGACACGGCAAAGGCACCCTCGTGTTAGATTTGGAAAAGTTCATCTATACAACAATTACACCAGAAACTGGGGTATATATGCTGTTTGTGCCAGTGTAGAAGCCCAG ATATACTCTGAATGCAACATATATGAAGCAGGacacaagaaaaagacttttgaaTATTATACAGAGAAG GCAGCTGTGAGTGAGGAATATTGCCTTTGA